The nucleotide sequence TTCGATGAAATTATCCGCCTGACGGCGCAATTCATCTGCAATCATGGGCGGCTGGCTGCGGATGGTGGACACCACTGACACCCGAACACCCTGTCGTTGTAAGCTTACAACCAAAGGCCGAAAAGCCCCGTCGCCAGAAAACAACACAGCATGATCCAGACGCGGCGCGAGTTCCATTGCATCCACAGCCAGCTCGATATCCATGTTGCCCTTGACCTTACGCCGGCCCATTAAATCCGTGTATTCTTTTGCGGTCTTGGTCACCAAGGAATATCCATTGTATTGCAGCCAATCTGTCAATGGGCGCACTGGTTGATGATCGTCGTTTTCCAGCAACGCGGTGTAATAGAAAGCGCGCAGCAGTTTGCCGCGACGCATGAATTCCTGACGCAAAAGCTTGTAGTCAATGTCGAAGCCTAGCGCTTTCCCTGCTGCGAAAAGGTTTGCGCCGTCAATAAACAACGCGAGGCGTTCGTCTTTATAAAACATGGTAATCCTTGAATGTTTTGGTGTGGCATGCTGTTGAGACGTTTAGATCGACCTCTTTTGCCAATTAATCAAGAGGTCTTTCACCCTAAGTCGCGTCTGCGCTCACCCAAGCCCCCTGCGCGGGCAGCGCCCGCCCTGATCTGCACATAAAAAGCCCCCGACTGGCGTGGGCAGGTGGTTTTCCATCGCTAGAGGAAAGGGGTTCAGCGCAAGGCTTTGGTGATAGTGCCTTGCGGTGTGATTGCTGTGAACTGGTCGGGCTGACGGTGCGAGACCTCGGCCCCGTCGCCTGAGATGACGATCTCGGCCAGATCCGTCCATTTGAAGACGGTGCCATCGGCCTCGACGATGGTTTTGTCGCTCTCGGTGTCATCGGCGCTGATGGATTTCACAGCACCATCATGCCCGATTTCAATGATGCGCCCTGCAACGCGGGCTTTGATGCTGTGATCTGTGATCACCAGCCCGTGCCAATAGTCACCGGCATCGCGGCGGATGACGATATGCTCGGGCCGGAATTTGATCTGGATATCGCGCGCGCCTTTGGCGTCCTCTATCAGAACGAATGTTTCCTGATCGGATTTTTCGCGATCCGTGATCCCTGCCTCGGCCCCCTTTGGCCCCCATAGATAAGGGATGCGCCGCTTGCGCTGGT is from Roseinatronobacter monicus and encodes:
- a CDS encoding NYN domain-containing protein; translated protein: MFYKDERLALFIDGANLFAAGKALGFDIDYKLLRQEFMRRGKLLRAFYYTALLENDDHQPVRPLTDWLQYNGYSLVTKTAKEYTDLMGRRKVKGNMDIELAVDAMELAPRLDHAVLFSGDGAFRPLVVSLQRQGVRVSVVSTIRSQPPMIADELRRQADNFIELDELRDFIGRPPREPRSDAQREEEQMES